GCGGGGAGGGTGCGGGCCAGCATCTGGAGGCGGGTCACGAAGCCGTCGCCGTTGGCGACGTGCTTCAGGAGGGTGCCGAACCGGTCGACGAGCGCTTCCTGGTCCTCGCTGTCGCGCAGGCCGACGCCGGGGCCTTCGATCTCGATGGCGGCGGTGACGGTGCGGCGGTCGGCGTGGAGGAGGACGGCGATCTCGTCGGGGCCGAAGGGGGCGGCGAGCCAGCCGACGCGGCCGATGCCGGGGGGCGGGCCGACCTCGACCTCGCGGCCGTCGATGCGGGTGCCGGACTCGGCGGCGACGGAGCGGTAGGCCGTACCGCGCTTGAGCATGCGCTTGTAGCTGCGGTTGATCTCGTACCACTTGTAGAACGTGCGGTGCTTGTACGGGAGGTACACGGCCGCGATCGCGAGCATGGGCAGGCCGGCGAGGAGCGCGATCCGCAGGGGGAGGAGGGGGACGAGGAGTCCGCTCATCATGCCGAGGAAGGCGCCGACGATGATCAGGGCGATCTCGCCCGTCTCACGGTTCTTGCCGACGATCGCGTTGGGCCGGGCGCGGCCGACGAGATACGTGCGGCGGGGCGCGACCGGCTGGGACTGGGTCGTCAACGCCCTCCACCTCCAGAGTTGCGGTTGCTGTGCGGGGTGCCCGCGGTGGGACTGCTGCTACGGGGGGCGGGCGGGGGCGTGGCTCCGCCGCCGCCCCGGTTGTCGCCGCTGCGGCTGCTGTGGGCGGCCACGCCGCCGGCGAGGGGGTTGGCGGGGCGGGCGGCCTGGGAGCCCTGACCGCCGCCGCCTCCGCTGTCGCGGGTGCTGTGGGTCTTGATGCCCTGGGAGACGAGGGAGGCGGGGGAGGAGATGACGGCGGCGGCCGTGTTCTCGCCGGCGCGGTGGAGCCGGTTGTTGCGGGAGGCGACGATCTCGTCGCCGAAGCCGGGGACGAAGCGGTAGATCATCGCGGAGGCGAAGATCGCGAGCAGGATGATCGCGAGTCCGGAGACGACGGCGGAGAACGAGTCGGGGCCGGTGCCGGAGGAGAGTGCGCCGGCGAGGCCGAGGACGATGACGATGACCGGCTTGACGAGGATCACCGCGATCATGATTCCGGCCCAGCGGCGGACGTGGCCCCACATGTTCTTGTCGACGAGGCCGGAGTAGACGACGACGCCGAGGAGGGCGCCGACGTAGAGCATGACGGCGCGGAGGAACAGCTCCAGGTAGAGCACGCCGGCGGCGAGGACGGTCACCAGCGACACGATGATCAGCATGATGGGGCCGCCACCGATGCTGTCGCCCTTCTGGAGGGCCTGCTTGAAGCTGCCGAAGAAGACGTCGGTCTGCTGTCCGGTGCCGGAGGCGATGACCTCGGTGACGGCGTCGGTGGCGTTGACGACGGTGTAGAGGATCAGCGGGGTGAAGGCGGAGGCGAGGACCGTCAGCCAGAGGAAGCCGATGGCCTCGGAGAGGGCGGTGGTGAGGGGGACGCCGCGGATGGCTCGCTTGGCGACGGCGAGCAGCCAGAGGAGGAGGGTGAGGAAGGTGGCGGCGGCGAAGACGATGGCGTACCGGCCGAGGAACTCCACGTTGGTGAAGTCGACGTCGGCGGTTTCCTTGACGGCCTTGGAGAGGAAGTCGATGGTGGCGATGGCGGCGTCGGCGCAGCCGCGGGCCAGGGAGGTGAGGGGGTCGAGGGCGGTCGTGGGGTCGTCGAGCCCAGGGCGGGGAGAGCCGCTGGGGTCACCCTCGGAGCAGTACTCCTTGGCCGGACCGATCAGCCGCGCGCAAGGGTCGTTGCTGGCGCTCGGGGACGGTGTGGCGGTGGGAGGAGGGGTCGGGGCGGCGGTGGCGCGGGCCGCGAACATGAACGCCGTCGTCTGAAGGGCGACGACGGTAGCGACAACGGGTCGGAAGGGGCGACGGCTACCGGGCATAGGTAAAGCCTCCGAACTCCTCTACGGCCTTGCTGATCTCGTCGGCGGTGGAGGCAGTGACGTCGCCCGGCACGGGTGCCGGACCGTTCGTCTGGCTGTCGTCGGCGATCTTCCAGTCGTTGTTCGTCCAGCGCAGGTCGAACGTCCAGGTCATCCAGGTCGTGCTCACCGGATCCGTGGAGTCCGGCCCGGACATTCCGATCAGGCCCGTGTACCAGACGGACACCTTGGCAGTGTCACCGTCGTAGCTCTCGACCTTGGCGCCCACGGGGATGGTCCGCGACACGAAGGTGTTCCCCGCAGGGGGGTTGCCCTCCGCGTCCAGGCCGAGCCTCTTCAGGAATTCGGCCGAGTACGCCTCATCCTGAGGAGTCTTCAGGCGCTTTGCCGCGTCGGGCGTGTAGACCGTGTCCACGATCTGGTGCCGGCCGGTCTTCTTGAACATCCCGTCGGAACCCAGTGTCACCGCGTAGTTCGTCGCCGCGCTCTGGGCTCCCTGTTCGTCCCGGGCGAAGCCGGTCGGGATCGCGCCGTTCTTCTCCTTGACCGGGCGGACGCCCGTCGCCGCCGTCGGGGCCTGCTCGCCCGGGGTGCCCGCGGAGGGGGCCGCGTCCGCGGGGTCGCCCCCGCCGCGGTTGGCGAAGGCGATGGCCGCGATGAGGAGGACCACCACGCCCACGACCGTGATGAGGGAGCGGGAGCTGCGGACGGGGCGGCGGGCGCCGCCGTACACGTCGCCGCTGTTGCCCTCGGGTAGGCGGGTCCGGGTCTGGCCCGAGCCGCCCACGCCGCCGAAGCCGTCGTGCTCGTCGCCGAGACTCATGCCGGGTACGCCCCCTCACTCGTTCGCGGGTACGACAGTGCTGCAACATGACTGGGCATCAGGGAACGCAAACGCAACATCAGCAGGCCTCAGGAGGATGGAGTCCGACGGGAGATCAGACGGCCATCCCGTACACGATGGTGAACAGCGTCCCCAGGGATCCGATGATGAAGACGCCGGTGAGGCCGGCCACGATCAGGCCCTTGCCCTGTTCCGCGCTGAACGTGTCGCGGAGGGCGGTCGCGCCGATGCGCTGCTTGGCCGCTCCCCAGATGGCGATGCCGAGGCAGAGCAGGATGGCCACGGCCATCACGACCTCGATCATGATCTTGGCCTCGGCGCCCAGGCTGCCGAAAGGGCCCCAGTTCGGGGCGATTCCACCGATGATGGTGGTGATGTCGCCCTTTTCTGCCGCCAGGTACATGTAACTCACCGCCCCTGTTGGGTAGTTAACTGCCCTTGCCGGAAGGCATGGGTCATCGCCCTATCTTCGCTGATGAAACCGCTCGTGTGTGACGGCTTGACGGCTCTCTTTACCCGATCACCGCACACTTGACCGGTCTGACCGTCTTGACCTGCGGTGGTGTGGCCGGTTTCTATGCGAAGAAGCGTATGGTCACTCTGTGTATCACGGAGGGTGACTCCGGGCAATGATTGTCGTTGTTGCACTCTTGGGGCGCCGTCGGGCGGAGGGGGGCGTTATCCGATCCCTCGCCGCCTAGACTGCTCTCGGGGACGTACTGCCATGGGCCGAGGGGTGGTTGACGGTGCGTAAGGCCGGCAAGGCGTGGTTGGTGGCCGGTGGGGCCTTCGGGGTCTGTCTCAGCTTCGTCGCACTGCTCGTCGTCGGTACGTACTCCGCGGCGGCGGGTCTCATGGGCGGCGCGGGCAGCGCCGCGAACGGCACCGTGGCGCTGGCCAAGGGCTCCGTTCCCGCCCTCTACCAGGGGCTCGTGCAGCGGTGGGGCAATCTCTGTCCCGCGATCAACCCGGCTCTGCTCGCCGCTCAGCTCTACCAGGAGAGCGGCTGGAATCCGCGGGCCGTCTCCCCGGCCGACGCGCGGGGCATCGCCCAGTTCATCCCCGGCACCTGGGCCGGGCACGGCGTCGACGGTGACGGGGACGGGGACCGGGACATCTGGGACCCGGCGGACGCGATCCCCTCGGCCGCCTCGTACGACTGCGAGCTCGCCGGCTATGTGAAGGACGTGCCGGGGGACCCGGCGAACAACATGCTGGCCGCGTACAACGCGGGCGCGTACCGGGTGATCAAGTACGGCGGGGTGCCGCCGTTCACCGAGACGCAGAACTACGTGCGGATCATCCGGTCCCTGGAGAAGAGCTTCGCCCGGCCGGCGGGCCGCGTCGAGCCGTCGAGGCTGGCCGCCGGCGCCATCCACTACGCGCAGCAGAAGCTCGGCACTCCGTATCTCTGGGGCGGTACGGGCACGGCCGCGCAGAACGGCCGGTTCGACTGCTCCGGGCTGACCCAGGCCGCGTACGAGAGTGTCGGCATCGAGCTGCCGCGCGTCGCCAACGACCAGTACAACGCCGGGCCGCATCCGAGCAGGGACGAGCTCCTCCCGGGCGATCTTGTCTTCTTCTCCGACGATCTGACGAACTCGCGGACCATTCGGCACGTCGGTATCTACGTCGGCGGCGGGTACATGATCGACGCACCGCGCACCGGGGCGGTGATCCGCTTCGACCGGATCGACACCCCCGACTACTTCGGCGCGACCCGGGTCACGGCGGAAGGCGCCGCGGCGCTGCCCACGCATCTCCCGCAGACGTAGGGATGGGAGACGGGCCGTCGGGTCGCCGGGGGCGTATGGGACATGGCCGGAACTCTCCGTCATGCGCTGGCCCTGAGCTGCGCCGGACCGTCACTCTTCGATAACGTCGCCATGATCAACCGGAGAGAGCGGAACGCGCACCTCAGGCAGTTCGTTCCCTGATCCGAACGCTCTGACCACGGGGGTGGGAAGACAGACACGAGAAGCAAGGGGCCGCAGCAGATGGCTGGACTCGCATCGGACGGTTCCAACCCCGATGTCAGCCTGCTCTACGACATCAACGGGCTGGCGAAGGCCGCTCCGCCGTGGTTCGACCGCGTCATGGAGTTCGTCGGCGAGTACGGGATCATACTCGGGATGGTCCTGGTCGTGCTCTGGTGCTGGTGGAGCGTCCGCCGCAGGGGCGCCATCGCGGACTCCGTCTCGGCCGTCGCCGGGCTCGTCTGGGCCCCGCTGGCCGCCGGTGTCGCCCTCCTCGTGAACATCCCCATCCGGGGCTTCGTCGAGCGCCCCCGGCCGTTCAACGACCACCAGGGCCTCGACGTCCTCGTCGAGGGGAAGACCGACTTCTCCTTCGTCAGCGACCACGCCACCATGGCCATGGCCCTCGGGGTCGGCCTCTTCGTCGCCCACCGGAAGTTCGGACTCGCCGCCATCGGCCTCGCCCTCGCCGAGGGCTTCGCCCGGGTCTACATGGGCGTCCACTACCCGACCGATGTCATCGGCGGCTTCGCCCTCGGCACGGCGGTGGCGCTGCTCCTCGCGCCCGTCGCGCTCGCCCTGCTGACCCCCGTCGTCTCCGCCGTGGCCCGCTCCGGCCGCGGCGCCCGGCTCGTCCGCTCGCGGCGCGTCACGGAGCTCCGGCAGCCGGAGCCCTTCGACATCCCCGAGCCCCGGCTCGGCGGCCCCGGCACCGGGACGACCCAGAACGACCTCGCGGCCTGAGGCCAGGCGGCGCGTCCCAGGCGGGGACGTTGCCGACGCCTCCTAAGGAGTCCCGGCGGACGTCGATGCGCGGAGGTGTTCCGCCGCGTCCGTACGGGCCCTCTCCCGCG
Above is a genomic segment from Streptomyces sp. NBC_00094 containing:
- a CDS encoding bifunctional lytic transglycosylase/C40 family peptidase, producing MTVRKAGKAWLVAGGAFGVCLSFVALLVVGTYSAAAGLMGGAGSAANGTVALAKGSVPALYQGLVQRWGNLCPAINPALLAAQLYQESGWNPRAVSPADARGIAQFIPGTWAGHGVDGDGDGDRDIWDPADAIPSAASYDCELAGYVKDVPGDPANNMLAAYNAGAYRVIKYGGVPPFTETQNYVRIIRSLEKSFARPAGRVEPSRLAAGAIHYAQQKLGTPYLWGGTGTAAQNGRFDCSGLTQAAYESVGIELPRVANDQYNAGPHPSRDELLPGDLVFFSDDLTNSRTIRHVGIYVGGGYMIDAPRTGAVIRFDRIDTPDYFGATRVTAEGAAALPTHLPQT
- a CDS encoding phosphatase PAP2 family protein — its product is MAGLASDGSNPDVSLLYDINGLAKAAPPWFDRVMEFVGEYGIILGMVLVVLWCWWSVRRRGAIADSVSAVAGLVWAPLAAGVALLVNIPIRGFVERPRPFNDHQGLDVLVEGKTDFSFVSDHATMAMALGVGLFVAHRKFGLAAIGLALAEGFARVYMGVHYPTDVIGGFALGTAVALLLAPVALALLTPVVSAVARSGRGARLVRSRRVTELRQPEPFDIPEPRLGGPGTGTTQNDLAA